DNA from Globicephala melas chromosome 11, mGloMel1.2, whole genome shotgun sequence:
AGCCCTCACACCAGAGCCCATCTGAGCAGGAAgctgagacccagggaagagaagCATCTTGCTCTAGGTCACTAAGCTAGTGGAGGGTCGAACCGGAGTTCAATGCAGACTCAAGGACTCCTAGTCTAGTGATCTCCGCAAATTTGTGTCCACCTGCGTTTGCGGAGCCCGACTCTGTCCTGGCGGAGATGGCGCCCAGAGTAGCCGGAGACCAGAGTTGTAGCCCTTAGGAAGGCCTGGCCACCCACCGTCCCCCTCCCGACTCTGGCACAGCCCACGGGCAGTGAGGAGTGGTCTCCAAGAACTGCGACCTGGCTCCCCCTCTTGCTGGGGGCAGAGCCAGATCCGAGCGGCAGGCCAGCGGGCCAATGCAGGGCAGGCTCTGGGCCTGACAGCCAATCCGGGGCCGGGGGCACGGAgctggcagggaggagaggagctgGAGCGTCGCGGAGCCGCGAGGCTGCTCGCCTCAGCCCCACCCCCGAGGTGGGTCCCGGCCGGCCAGTCCCTGTCCAGGCTGGCAGAACAGGCACTCTCGGCTGTGGGCGGTGTGACGTCGCTGGCCCAGCCCGGGGAGGTCCTCCCAGGGCGCCCAGGGAGGGCGGACCTTGGGTCGGACCCGCCGCCCCCAATCCCGGGGCCTGGGGGGTCCCCCTCACCTTGCCCCGGCCTCCTGCCAGTCGCCACCACCCCTAGCCTCTCCCGCTGAGTCCGGCGCCCCAGAGAGGATTAAGTAAGTGCTGAGGTCGCCGCTTCTGTGCAAGAATGGAGGAATCACAGAGTCGCGAAGGTGGGGTTGGGGATTGGGGCAGGGAGGACTGATGAACCTGGTGGAGAATGGTATGCGGGTTCTTGGAGGTGGTGGTGCCCACCCCTTTCTCTCTGGCTTCCTTCTCTTGCCCTTTGGACCATGAGGCATTCCTGAACAGTGATGAGCAgagccctttctctcctttggagGGAAGAATAAACAGAGCCCCAGAGCAAGTATTAAGGgtctggcccaaggtcacatctGGGGTCAGCGACAGAGCCAAGAAAGAACCTGGGACTCCTGACGTGCCCAGCCTAGCTagaggaggaggacagagagggaCGATGAGCTTCTCCCATCCCATGTTTCTGTGCCAGCCTTGCTCCTTCCTAAGAGGCCATCACTGGTGTGTGCACAcctcacacacacccatacacatgCACAGGGAGGCATCCCACATACACCCGTGAGCTAGCGCAGAGGTGTGTATGCAGCCATGAGCTGTGCATCTCTCCTATCCCTCGGCCTTCCCTTCTGCAGTTTGGCTAGGACCTCTTCCCACCCTGCCTTACCCAGGGCCTTTTGGCCTGGGAAGGCCAAAGTCACAGCCTAGACTGGGCACATCACCCACCCTCTGCTcccaggggaggagggaaggggaagagaaggcaTCTCAGAGTGGGAGCTCCATCCCTGCCTCTGAAGATACGCTCCCCTTGATTTTCTCCTAGTCCCTGGCAGCCCCTATAGGGAGTTCAATGACCCAAGAGCCTACAGAGAAAGCCCACCAGAGGACCTGACTTtggcctctctctccttcctgtcttctggTCTTGCCACACATGTCCCTGCCCTTACTCCAAGCACAAGCTGGACCACACAGCAGGCTGGGTCCAGGGGCTTCTGGGGCTCCCCTTTCCCAACTGGAGTGGCCGGAGGGAGAAGATCTAACATTTATTGGGTACTTGCTGTGGATGAGGGTTGTACTGAGCTAAGTCATTTCTAGGAACTTGTTCATTCTGATATTTCAGTGACCCTATGACCCTTTCTGTGAGGGAGGTGTTCTTAATACCCCTACCTTAGActcaggaaaactgagacatggaGAGGTGGAGTGACTTGCCTAGGGTCACCCAGTTAAGTGGCTGAACCGGGATTCAAAGACAAGCCTATCTGACTTTCGTGCAAGTGTTTTcctccaggaaaggaaaaagctgcagtatttttttctccaagcAGGAGGTGAGGGATGTGGGGGGCAGGAAGTAAGAAGGTGAGCAGTGTGGGGAgtaggggctgggggtggggaatgaaCTTTTTCTTTCAAACCTCCCCACTACTTTTCACATCCTCCAAGTATGATCACTATGATCATCTTACCCACAAAGAGGGGACAGGGCTTCATTTTCATGTTCCTAAATCCACATGGGATCCATAGATAGATAAAGCACATGTCCTGATGTTCCCTGAACTTGCCCTTGCCCTCAAACTTTTATTTCCCCTGTGCCTTCAGAACTTAGGGGGACTTCATCTCCTCACAGAGTCCCATCCTCAGcctcatgttttttattttttcctttccaacacccagggaggcagggagctCTCTTTATCCAAGGACGTGGCCCCCTGTATGGGTAGTGGGGGCCACAGGCTGGGACACCCCTGATGTCAGAAGTGAGTGAGCAGGTTGACTGACCACAAGCAGTCCCTCAGCATCAGCATGGACTCCAGGATCCCATCTGCTAGGAGCTGGATCAGCAGCCACCCACCCACCTCTGAACCTGACCTGGAGCCTGCCACAGATGGGCCAGCTTCCGAGACCACCACACTCAGCCCAGAAGCCACCAGCTTTAATGACACCAGAATCCCTGACGTGGCTGGTGGCACAGCCGGCGTGGGCACAATGCTTCTGTCCTTTGGGATCATCACAGTGATTGGCCTGGCTGTGGCCATGGTGAGAGCTGGGGCAGGCTGGGGCTGGCCCAGATGGCCCTCACTTGGCAGAGGGCGATCACTGTTCAGATTTTAGAGGATCTAATCAGAACACAATTGTCTGTTAGTGATAGTACaatcccttccttccccagagaTTTGTTTATTGGGGTCCAGagaccagagaggctgcctcCAATTGGAAGAACCAGAAAAGGTTCTGAGGAATACATGGCATTTTGAGTTGGGCCATGAAGGCCACGTAGGAGTTGGGGAGGAGGGTGTTGCAGGTGGAGGGTCCTGATGGGTAAACGTTTGGAGGCAGACAGGAGGTATCTGTGAGCAGCAAGCAGGACAGTGAGGCAAGTGAGTGTGGGGATGCAATAGGAGTAGAGGCCAGCAGGCAATTGGGATAGATCGTGGGCTGTAGAGTCCGAATGGGATGCTTTGGGCATGGCAGGCTGCTGgcaatgttcattcattcattcacttggcAATTATTTACTGGGCACCTGCCCTGGACCGAGCCTTCGGGACCCCAGGGACTAGGGAGAAAAAGTCCTGCCCTGCAGTTCTTACAGGGAGTGAGAGATAGGTAAAACCAAGGGTGCCAAGGGAAGCCCGTAGGGACTGGATTAGGGAACtgggtgggagttggggggacTTCCTAGGCTGGGTGGTCAGGGACAACTAAGAGGCAACATTAGAGCTAAGACATCACAGTGGAGGCCTGGCCCCAGCGTCATGAGAAGGGCAGAGTTGGGCAGACATCAGGGCAGAGGTGagctggggtgagggctgcaggtgTTCCCTGAGAGTGGATATGATGCTTCCAGATCTGGTATCTACCTCTGAAGATATGGACTCtcccctgggaattccctggcagtccaatggttaggactcagtgctttaaCTGCcgtggccccaggttcaatccctggtcagggaactaggatctcaCAAGTTGTGCAgcgtggacaaaaaaaaaaagatatggactCTCCTCTTAAGATGATACATGGACACTCAGAATGTCACCGAGGGCCCATTGGAGATTGCGAGGACTGAGATCTGGAAGGGTGGGAGGTGTACCTGAGGTCCCCCAGCAGGCCCGGCAATGGTGGCATTCTGCCTGCTGCCCCTCACAGGCTCTGACGACTGGCCTTAGACTCAGGAGCATGTTGCTGTGACAAATAGGGCTGGATGATCCATTCATGGCTGGAGCTGCTGGTAAAACAGGGTCACCATATGGGCCCCACAGGCTCCGGATTGCTGCCAGGGAACAACTGCTGGCCAGcgggcagagccaggatgcaaTACACAGAGTGAGGCCGGGGCCTGAGCAGTctcctggggcaggggtgaggcAGAATACCGGTGTTTGGCACCCATGTGGTGGTTTAGCAGGCTGAGACACCCTAACCTCAGGGGCAGAGCAGGGCCTAGAAACTGCCTTTGTCACTCTTGGCCAAAGATTTTGTCCTGGGAACTTGGGAAGACTTCCTTACTCTTCATTCTGGAGGAATATTCGGAGGGCCGCGGTGGATGGCCTTATCACCAAGAACGGAGAGGTAGGGAAGTTATGGGGCAAAGGCAGTGGAGGGCAGGAAACAGCTCCTGGGCAGGGGTCAGGTCTGGAGATGTTCCTTAAGTACTACTTCCTCTCCCCTCATGCCAACCCTGAGCCATGCCATGCTGGGTGCAAGGAGGAACACATCAGTGCCAGGCCGTGTGCCTCACGTAGGAAGAACAgtgggggagggcttcctggaagaggtggggCTGCAGCTGGACAGTGAAAGGTAAGGAAGATTTGGAAAGGAAGGTATTTGCGGGGAGGGTGTTAGTAGttggggcagagggagcagcaaggGCGAGGGGTGGAGATTGGTTCTAGCCTCTCTTAAAGATCCTTCTGTATCACAAGGCAGGCAGGAGGGCTGAGAGGCGAGGGAGTACAGTGTGCTGGGGCTGGAGCTGCTGCTtcagggcaggcaggggctaTGCCAGAGACCTGGAGCTCCTGTTGCATCCCACCCACAAGAGAGCAAGGGGCATGCCAAcatgtgacctcctggaggggatgggggagcaAGGGGCACTGCAGTTTCTTTCCGCCTTTGGGGTCCCCCAGGAATGAGCAGCAGGAGGAGCTCTGGGTCAGGCTGGGAACAAACCGGATTCAAGCTGTGAATGGGCCACAAAGAGTATAGGAGCCACAGGGAGTTTGGGACAGACTCTAGGGACATGGCTTTCCCCCAAGCAGAAGAAGTCATGCTCCTGGTAGTCAAAAAACACCAGTTGAGGGATGAGCGAGATGGTGGCAGAGGTCCCTGGAGTTCCCGCTCCAGGTCCTGCAGAGGTCCCCAAGTctcacccccttcctccctgccctgagTGCTTTGTACCAGGATTTCCTGCTCTAGCCAGGAGCTCTTGGGTCTCAGATGTTTTCTCAGGCTGCCTAGGCCTTTATCTTCAAGTCATTATGATGGGGGTTAGGACCCAGGGGTCTTCCTAGGTTCCTCCAGCATCAGGGTTCAGGAGTGTGGTCTAGGCTGATGTCCAGGGGCTCAGACCCTCCTCCTCAGCCCCTGAGGGCCATCAGCCTCCCATGGAAACCCCAGGAAGCCAGCCCAGAGCCTTGCCTAGAGCCACTGCCCTGCAGAGTCTGCCCGCTGCCTATCCTCTGTTCTTTTTGCCCATACACGGGGAGAAAATTTGGTCCTGGGGACAGCTGAGAGGAGGGGGTATGCTGaagtccccaccaccaccacttcagCCCTGAGGAGTCCGAGGCAGGCACTGAGTGGCTGGAGCCACAGTCAGTTTTGGCAGGGGTGGGCCCACGCGTCCCTAGGCCAGGCTTACCTGTGTGGTCTTCCCAGGCTGGCCTTCTCCCCACCTCTGAGTTCGGGCACTGTCAGCATCTAATAAACGTCAAATGGAAGCACAAATTTAGGATGTATGTGTCCCTGGGATGGGGTTGCTGAGGACATGGGGACCTATAGTTCTCCCGTTCATCAGCCTCAGCATGTCCCCTGTCCCGAGGGACTGCTGGATTAATTAGGGCCTCCTTTCCTGGCCATTTGATGCTGCTCCTTCTCTTGCAGGTTTTGTAcatcaggaagaagaagaggTAACTCCCCATCTGCCACCCAAGACTCCAGTGGGCAATGCTGGGCTGGACTCCAGGGGACGTGGGTAGGAAAGGAGAGTACCTCCACCATGAGGGTCCCTCTCCCTAGTGAGGGAGTCAGGGCCTCTTCTGCCCACTCGGGGTTGGGAGTAACCATTTTCCCCTGGGGAGGGCTGAGCCACCCTTGCCCTGCTGCCCTGAGCTAATGGCCACTGactcccctttccccaccccggCCCCTCAGAGGCTGGGGATCGCACAAGGCCCTGGCTTAAGCAGTCCCCATGGCTCTCATGGATGACAGCTCTGTGGCCCATGGCCCCATCTGGTCCCAGGAGTGGGTAACTATCCCTCCCAGGCCACCCATCCAAGAGGTAGAGCTACTACTGTATGTGCAAAAATGTCTTTCATTGAATCCCAGGGGAAATTTTAGGACCCTAAACATGGTGTCAGCTGGTCAGCAGGCAGCAGCACCTGGAGGGCTGGTGGGAGCAGAAGGGCCTGCCCTGCCTGCAGCagtctctgcccccaccccccaggctggAGAAGCTGCGCCACCAGCTCATGCCTATGTACAACTTCGACCCCACGGAGGAGCAAGATGAACTGGAGCGGGAGCTGCTGGAGCACGGGCGGGACACTGCCTCCGTGCAGGCCGCCACCGCTGTGCAGGCCACGCTGGCCAAGGTGGGCACTGACCAGGCTCCTCCACCCAGCCTGCAGCCTGTTTGTGGCTcttccacccccaccctccctcctttcccatgTAGCTTTCTAGCACCTGCCATGTGGTCAAGTGGCAGCTATCGGGTATACGGATTTTGTCAGGTTTGTTTAGAAACTAGTAGAATTGCTCCTCGGCCACCCACAGGCTCACTGCACAAGGCCAGGCCAGGGCAGCCCTGGGATCCAGCCTGGCTCTGTCCTGATAGCCTGGTCACCTTGGAAGCTCcgttggcctctctgagcctcagttttctcatctgcaagtgAAAATCCTGATTCTTGCCTCAGGTATGCCCCCTCAAACTAGGGGGAAAGCAGAAGACTCACGGGGGGGATTGTTGGGGGGCTGAGACCCTGGGTTCTTCTGCTTCCTGAGTGAGTTGTGACTGGCGCCAGATTCTGGGGCAGTGGCACCTCTGAGTAGATTGGTGGGTTCCTAGTAGCTGGCAGACCCCAGGCAGGTGCAGACCCTAGCCGGACTCACCTCCCATGTCCAAAGTGCTGGGTACCTGTGTGGTTATCCTGCCAGAGTCACTGGGCTGCCTGGCCACTTGCCACCGGTCCCTGAAATCCCCAGGGGCCAGAGCACCATGAGGAGGCCTGGTCTCCCCCGGACCTATGATGCCCCTTTGCATCCCTCCTTGCCTTGACTGCACAGGTTGCTAGGGAACCTGGCTCCACAGCAGCAGAATTAAGAGACTGGGCTCAGGAAGAGTCCAGGCTGGGAGTCCCCTGGTTTTGCTACCAGTTCTTTGTCGCCAGGATCAGGACTCATTCCCCCTTGGGATATTCAGGAAATTGGGCTGAGAACCTTGGTCCACCCAGCTCTTGGGACTACTGACTATTTGACGGTTGTTTCCTGTGCATCTCCCTTGTGCCAGCCCTTGTGCCCGGGCTTTGGGGCTTGGGGGTACAGAGGTGAATACCCTCTGCTGGGAGAGGTCGGTACATGCATAATTAATGCAGGCCCTGGGACCTAGGCTAAGTGCTGCAACTGGCTGAGGTGGCAGGGCAAGCCGGGGATGGCTGGGGGGAGGAGTCACCTGAGCCAGGTCATATTTCTTGGCTGAGCTTGtgggagggcattccaggcagaagacgTAGCTGGTGCCAAGTGCACGTGGGCACCAGAGGGTGGAGGGGACTGGGCCAGAGTGCATGGCCTTGGTCAAGGTCCCTGATGCCCCTTACTGTCTCTCTGCAGACCACTCTCCCCTCTCAGGGCCCAATGCAGAGGCCCAGCCGGCTGGTGTTCAGCGATGTAGCCAATGCCATCCACGCGTGAGGACCCCGGGACAGGCCTGGACCTCTGATGAAAACACCTGCCACAGTGCCCTCAGCTGCCAACTCCGAGATCATTAGGACCTCCTCTCAGGACCTGCCCTGCCAAGGCCTCAGCTATTTTGAGGACCCAGCTGCTGACCCTCCAGGCTCTAAAAGAGACCCCTGGCCAGGTTGGGCATATGGCCACTGATATCCCCTGACCTGAGGGCCCTGGAATGCAGAGCATCCCTCATAAGGCTTCCTTATGCTGGCTGGCTTCCTTGTGCCCTTCCCAGACCCCTCACATCAGGGTCTGCTCCTCTAATGTGGAGGAAATGGGGGGAGATGTGGGATgcgagggggaagggaaggagagtagGGGGGTTCCCATCCATCAGGGAGAGACATATCTTTGGAATCTGGAGTCTCCTCTGGGGTTGAGGAGAGGCAGCCACCCAGGTCACAGCCACATGGTACGGTGGTACTCTGGGAGAGGCTCAGGGATAGAGTTGAAACTGCCCAGTGGGCAAGGATGCCAGCAGGAGGGCTGCTCATACCCAAGGTCAGTCCAAATTACAGGGATGCATGAGGTCTTCCAGCCACCCCTCCGTGGTGGTCGGCTATTGGCTGGGCCCAAGCTAGGATGAGAGctgagggggaagggaggtgggggagcaGGTGTGGAGAGATGCAGTGCCCAGACCTGCTGGAAGGCCTCCTGCATGCGCATGAAGGTGCCCACCTGCAGACACGTGCCTGTCCCAGCACAGGGGGCAGGATGGAGACCCCTGCATTGGCTCCACCCTCCAAGCCACCCCCAACCCCATGGTGTGTAGAGGAACGTTAAGTAGGCCACCTTCTCCACCTTCAGTGTTCAGGGACTGAAGGGAGAGGGAAGCAAAGGCAAGGGTCCACTGCCCACCACTGGGCACTTCACTGGGCTCTAAAAGCCAGGTAACCTGCTTCTGGAACAGTTCCCTGTCTTGGTGTTTATCGGGgacctggggttgggggagagactATTGGTCAGAGGGCGGTGGTCGCCAGCTGCAGGCTAGCAGGGGAAGTTCTGAATGCCTGAAACAGGGTGGGGATAGCCCCTTGGAAAACAGACCTAAGAGACCTAGTCTGGGTTTTGATCACACAACCCACCTACCCATTGTCCACCCACCCCATGCCCCGCAGGAATTCTGCCAGGCTGGGGCATCTGGGCAAGGCACTGGGTCAAGCCAGACCCCAAGAGCTGGGCACTTCTCCGCTGGGCACACATGTGCACCTGAGcaggcacagacacacacccctgtgCCCAGCCTCGCCGCCATCACTGTCCTCTGCTGGTTGGCGGGGACGTGAGGGTGGCAAATACGAGGTGTCAGGCTGTGAGGGCCTAGGAGGACTTCATGGGGAAGGTCCTGGATTTATTTCCTCCTCTAGATGCTATAAATACGTTAGCATTTGAGCCAACTGGAGGGCTATGGGTAATTTAGGATGCACAGAAACTAATTTAACTCATAGCATCTCCATGTGAGAGCATTAAAGATGTAATTAAGACGTTTACACAAAGAGAGTGTGAGCCTGTGACACTGGGGATGTGAAACcccaggaggggtgggatgggtgaGGGGCTGTGGGGGGGATGGTCGCTTGGATATCAGCTATGAGGTGGAAGCCCAGCTGGCTTTCCTTAATCTATCCAATGAGTTGCCTCTGGTCCTGAGTTCAAGGCTGCTCTGGGGCCTCGTGCCTCAGCTGTGGAATGGGGTCACGACGCCTGCCATATCCTTGGTTGGAGAGGCCAAGTGGACAGGACCTATgggacaggaggagggagggggcttgAGCCCCAAGGGCCAGGGGGAGGTGCGGTGCCTCAGGACCCATAGGAGTGGGGTGTgaaacacaaaaaagaagaaaataatgtgcTCTGTGTCCCAGAGCACAGGAGTGCAGCGGATGGGTGGTGTTGGGAAGCCACAAGGGTTATGTGTGGGGAACCCACCTGCAGTGTTCAGAAGGGTTTGGAGGGTTTGGTCACTATTGTGACCTAATGCCCTAGTTTTCCCAGGACTGCACAATTTTAGGATTGAAAATCTCATAAACCAGGACTTTAAGTGACATCCTGACCCTCTGCTAAAGAACTGAGCCTTCAGGCTAGCATAAGTGGAAACGAGGAGAGGGTGAGCCCCAGTCCCATGGTGGAGGGCCGGGCTGGACCTGGGGGTTGCAGGACAGGGCCTTGGGTAAGAGTGAGGGCCCCAAGCACCCCATGGGCCTCCCACACTGGGGTCAAACAGCCGAACCTGTCAGTGACAAGCCTGGTCTTGGGGAGGGGTCTCCTTTCCTCAGCAGACTGACAGAGGATTTCTGAGGGTGAGGGGAGACGGGATGTGTGGGCTGTGCACCTCAATCCTGTTGGATAGCCCCTCAGCCCCATAATGTGGGAGCTGCAGAGGACCCAATGTCTGGGAGACCCTAAAAATGGAGTCCGGAGAGTAAGGTTGGCACCCAGGGACCAGAGCCTGGGATGGGGGCTCCGGGAGGACCCCTGTCCCCATTCTCTCCCACTGCCTGACCCAGATCCCTGTCCTGGTTGGGTGGGTTTGGCTAGGTGATGGCCACAGGGCAGCTTTCTCTGGGTGACGGGGGCCGCTTCCTCCTCCTTTGTCCCCTCACATCACCCCCTCTTCCCTTCCACCCACCTTCTGTTTTCTAGCTCTCTCTCACTCCTGGAGGAATACCAAATGCCCCCCAAAGTTCCCAGGTCTTCCACAGAGTGTGGGATCAATAAACATTGGGATAAAATGTTCCAGGTGACGTGTCCTCCATGTGACCATGGGCCTGGTGGACTGACCAGAAAGCTCCTCGCCGCCCTCAGCCAGGCAGACGGGGTGAGACGGCGCTGCCCGCCTGCCATTACTACTCCTGGTGGTGACTGTTACAAGGGGCCCTTGGGAGCTGctcccctggcccccagccctgtACGTACATCAATGCATGAAACCCCTCCTCACAGGTAGCGACTGGAGTTTTGGGCAGAAGCTGCAGCGGTTACAGTGGGTGGTATGAGGGTGGACATGGAGGGCCGCCTTCAGAGGAGGCCATCTTGTTTAATCAAGTGAAGTGTCACCTTCGAGCCAAAGTGAATACAATAATCCTGTTGCCTGGCTGCAGGCAGATGCCAGAGACGCCTTCAGAATGTAAAGGAAAGTTCCTGTGGGGTTGAGCACAGAAACTCCTGTAGAGCAGTCTGACCTTGCAATGGGTTCCTTCCAGAAACATCACTGAGCCCCACAGGGGGCCCAGCACCAACCCAGTCTCTGCATCGCCATTTGAGATGGGAGGAAACACATGTCAAATAGGAAGAaaggatgagaaagagagagagagagagagagagagtgtgtgtgtgtgtgtgtgtgtgtgtgtgtgtgtgtgtgtttcaagtgTATCCACAAACACACTCTAAGTCTACACCCATAtgaaaaagaaggcaggaagaggATCCAGTGTGCCTGGGGGTGTTCAGAGGCTGAGAGCAGACACTGCCACCCTATCCTATCCAGCTGCACCCTGCAGCAGGCCTCAGTGTGAGGGGCCTTGGCTGAGAATATCTGGGGGAACCCCAGGAGCATCCCCCACCCTCCTGGCCTCTGAGGGCTCAGGACAGGGGGCAAGTGCAGCCAGGGGCATCTGTGGTCATACAGAAGACATTCTTGAAAGGCCAGAGATCCTGGTACCCACAATGGCTGGGGGAGGTGGGCTGTCTCACTCCTGTTTCATCAGTGAGGAGCCAGGGGAGAGTAGCCCAGGGCTCCGTGTGCAGCTGGCGCAGGGCACGCTGGGGCTGGGGTTTGAACCTGGTACatcctgggcccacagcccacagctcATGTGGCCCAGGCAGGCCTTGATATGGAGGACAGCAACACAGCCTGCACCTACCAGCGTGGCCCAAGGTGCTCCAAGCTCCTACCTCCCTTTGACCTGACAGGAGGCTGGGCATGTCCTGCGTCCTATGCCTAGGTACTTCAGGGGAAAGGGCCATAGATCCCGTCCAGCTTTCCAAGGCCAGGGCTAGGACTAGGTCCCCTTTGAGGCTCCATGACAACCTGGATCCCAGCCCTATTTCCTCCAGGTGTACATATGTAGTGCAGAATGGGAGGCCATGTCCTTGTCTGCACCCCTCTGTTCTCCTAATACATGGTCTCTGGGTACCAGCACCTCCCCCCTGGGGCTGCCAAAGCCCCACAGATCACTGTCAAGGAGCACCCAGTCTCCCAGTCTCTCACACCACTAATCCAGCTCCCACCTTCCTGgatggcaacatggatggatgtgcCCACCCGCTTGAGCTTCCCCAGTGCTCCCAGTGACATCCAGGCTAAGGCCCAGCCAATCCCCTCAGCTTCTCCTACCCAGCCACCTCTGGGATCTGACCTGTGAGAATGTAGAGAGGGGACAACAGTAGGTGTCCCAGCCCTTGGGGTTGATGGGCCTCCTGTCCTCTGGCCACTGGTCAAACAGGAGAGGAGGGACATTCACCCTGGCCATTCCCACCTACCCAGCCCTTACTGTACTTCTGTTGGAGGCCTGGAGGCCTGCATTAGGAGGGGTAGGCAGGTCTACTTCCTGGGAGTGCAGCTAGAGATAAAGGGGTTGCAGTAATAACAGtgtcaataataataacagtaacaataatgATGTGTGGTTTATTG
Protein-coding regions in this window:
- the C11H3orf18 gene encoding uncharacterized protein C3orf18 homolog, producing MDSRIPSARSWISSHPPTSEPDLEPATDGPASETTTLSPEATSFNDTRIPDVAGGTAGVGTMLLSFGIITVIGLAVAMVLYIRKKKRLEKLRHQLMPMYNFDPTEEQDELERELLEHGRDTASVQAATAVQATLAKTTLPSQGPMQRPSRLVFSDVANAIHA